In a single window of the Raphanus sativus cultivar WK10039 chromosome 9, ASM80110v3, whole genome shotgun sequence genome:
- the LOC108825899 gene encoding pectinesterase inhibitor 10: MKTLSHIQIIFLPIALLLFIASSSTPSTYPNQTNLDYIKTSCNLTHYKTLCYTSLSPYALTIDSNPQRLAVTALNLTLSSAKSAAKFIKNIPQGRSGLTRFEAGAVADCVEEIGDSVSELQDSVRELDSINYEDSSKFEMVMSDVKTWVSAALTDDDTCMDGFGQDGRAKAVVKDLVRRHVVKVGRMTSNALAIINMYASTHEK, encoded by the coding sequence ATGAAAACCTTATCTCATATCCAAATCATATTTCTCCCcattgctcttcttctcttcatcgCTTCCTCATCAACTCCATCAAcatatccaaaccaaaccaacttAGATTACATCAAAACATCATGCAACCTCACACACTACAAAACCCTTTGCTACACCTCTCTATCTCCTTACGCCTTAACAATCGATTCAAACCCTCAAAGACTCGCCGTCACCGCCCTCAATCTTACCCTCTCCTCAGCTAAATCTGCAGCTAAGTTCATCAAGAACATTCCTCAGGGCAGAAGCGGTCTAACACGTTTCGAAGCGGGAGCGGTTGCTGATTGCGTGGAGGAGATTGGAGACTCGGTGAGTGAGCTCCAAGATTCAGTAAGAGAGTTGGATTCTATCAACTACGAGGATAGTTCGAAATTTGAGATGGTTATGTCGGATGTTAAGACATGGGTTAGTGCTGCTCTCACTGATGATGACACATGTATGGATGGTTTCGGCCAAGATGGTCGAGCCAAAGCGGTCGTGAAAGATTTGGTTCGGCGACATGTTGTAAAGGTTGGTCGGATGACTAGCAACGCGCTTGCTATCATTAATATGTACGCGTCCACACATGAGAAATGA